A region of the Dreissena polymorpha isolate Duluth1 chromosome 6, UMN_Dpol_1.0, whole genome shotgun sequence genome:
TCGCCTTGTTAGGCTGAAAGAAGGGTTTATGTctgggaggggttttgtccggatACCCAGTAACTTGTAAGGATGGGCAATTGAAATTgtgattttatataattaatattccTAACAGGTTGTGCACAGTATTTATTCTTGTAACTTCACAAACAGTCTTCACGCTAACTATAAGCCCGACAGCCCAGGACTGGTTAAATGTTAATCGGGCtactagaaattaataatttatatagtcgGGCTATTGGATTTGTTGTCTGTTTCCAATAAAGCATCATAATTCGGGCTAGTGGTTAAAATATATTACTGTGAAGACTGTTCACAAATAATTTATGGTGGAAAcagttaaaattaaattttgtttttatttcagtgttTAGTGTGCGGTTGTATTCATGCAGCCAGAGCTAATCCAGGTAAACTGGAGTAGCGATGAAGAACTGGTACAAGTAAGGTGGTCAGACTCCGATTCTGGGACCCAGTGAATTGTTCTATGACCACATTACAAGACATTACAGGATCTGCTGACTGTGCTATGACAGATAGCGAACAAGTACAGCGTGATGATGAATATTTAGACATTTGGGATAGCGATGAAAGCTTAATGTTTTTGTCTTCTACAGATTCTGAACATGACATCGAACAGGTTTTAGCTAAGCCGAAAAGAAAACAGAACACAAGTACATTCAAAGTAAGTACAGTACAACTTTGAGGGAAATTTTGTCAggcttttttgaaattttagcaTGTGCCTTTGTTTAATagtgaattttgtcaatttttttccaGTCTGGAGCTGTTTCTCAGTAACTATTGCATAGAAGGGGAAAATGTATGCTCACTTTACATTGTTTTTTCCCATTGTCAGTGTTGAATTCGACATCTAAGGCTTTTGAAATAGTAATGGGTCAGAATTTGGCATCGCTTAAGTAGTTGTTTTAACTTTTGATTTTGATGATTTGTGTTGCCCTAGTCCcttaaaattcaataattaatacTATCCCAATCAAAAAacgaattaaaatatgtttcagattTAGACAAAAATGTGCCATAAACCCACACATTACAACGTTATTGCTAAAACTAATTTAaggaacttaaaaaaaattcttagccTTTCTGTTTACATTCTAAAACACCAGTCTTAATGCTAGAAAATAaatgaggtcgccgtggtgtaatggatatggtgtccgcctagcgacagggaggtcacgggttcgatccccgctgtgggagcgttctttcgaatctcccatatagacaccaagtactggttctaggcccaggaaacggactcgagagcatttcaaataagtaggaattactttctatgcaatcgagctaaaataaataggtttaaactaaactagaAAATAACCATTTGTTATGCCttggttttaacatttgttttcaggTGAGGTAAAGTCAGAAGGaagaatgaaattaaaagcaTTGAAGTTTCTTAGTATTAAACCAGCACTTAACACACCCTGCTATTGTGGGAAAACGGTGTATTATGCAGTTGAATATTAATTTTGTCCGTGATATTCGTGAAAAATTCTGGCATAATCCAAAATTGACTAGGATAACACTGCTGAAAGCATCATATGAAAAATCTGAAAAAGTCGGAAAATACAGGTACTTTTCAGTACAGTCTAAAAAACAAGAAGTacaattatgtacaaaagcatttTTGGCTGCATTGAGAGTTAACAAGAATACATTAACTACAGTTGCTGATATGTGCATGAATAACAAGGAAGCTCCAACTGGGAAATCCCCACGTAACTGGGACAAGAGCACTCTACTTTTGATTGCTTGGCTGGAGGATTACTTCAGATTTCATGGCGAAAGAATGCCTCACCGAAACGAGATTGTGATGCCATATGGAACAGTGAAAGGTTATATTTATGAACAATACAAAATGGATGTGGAAAATCCAGTGAGCAAAAGCCAGTTCTACAAGAAATGGATTGACAGCTTCCAGTTTGTTAAACGAAAAaggtaaaataatgtgttttttgtgGATTACAAACAATTTTATGCTGATATGACGTTTTTAAACTACAAAGTCATGTACATGTACCTGCGTtagttgtaatacatgtaatttggCATCGTAAAATTAGAATCTATagctatatgtttttttattacagcTGTCACATAATGAATCTTGTGTTGAGTATATCCTTTGAATGTCTGCAGCATTTGTTACAAGGTCTAAcaccaatatacatgtaaccttttttttgtcagttactagatataataatatacagtTGAATCAGATTCTCTCGAGGTCAAcgacaaaggtcaaatatatgggggatatagtgttttacaaacacatctggttaaaatttaaaaatgaaaaaatatgctaCACAATCAAAAACTTAACtatattacattaaatatgttttagaatGAGGCACACATGTACAATAGGCGAATACGCATACATAGAAAGGATATTGCTTCAAAAAATTTACTAGAAAAAGTAGAATTTAAGATTTTCTCTAAAAACTTTCTGGAATGCCAGTCCTGGTGAAAACACCATTTCATTGCCTCTGTATCTTGAAAGAGCCTGGCCTTTCTTAATTCTTTCTCATCTGTTAACCCTTACAATGAGGGAaccaaatttttaaggcctttgcaaacagtttggatccagatgagacgccacacaacgtggcgtctcatcaggatccaaactgtttgctattctgatagtattctttgaaaaaaatcgacgaaaatgcgaatgttagaaattcagcagacgacattttagcagacgacaaatttcccagcatgcaaagggttaaactgttACAGTGTAAAACGACAATTTTCATGGACTTTTTTAAGACTTAAAACCTTCATTGTGATGCATCAGAAAGGATACTCCAAAAAGGCATTGGTAATTTATTTTCAGGAATTTATTTTCGAAATGGGttctaaacaacaacaaaaatgaatcaGTTATCTGGAGCTGTGTAACATAAGCAGTGATCGATGTATGTTTCAGACCAACAGCTTCAGCAAATGTACAACTTGTGTGACATTAGAAAGGCTAATGAGCAAAACCACCTCTTTCGAGATGCGTGCTTTCTACAAGAAAAAGAAAGAAGAGCATAATATTcgtcaaatgtaatttatgtattttcatttcttttatttttcatttatttttgtaaccaAATCTTTAATGAATTACTCCCTTACACACATGGTAAGAAGCATTTCTAAAGTTCAGAATGCAAATCAGACTGTGTATTATTAGGGGAAAGATTAATGACCAGAAAAATTTACTGGGTGCTGCtagattgaaaattataaaaaggtTCATGGTGAAAATTTTGACTGACATTGACATTTTCTTGCAGGGTGCAGCATCCTCCAATTTTGCTCTATATCTTTCCCTAAGGCTTATTTTATATAACCACTGGTAATTAGTAAAAGTTATTCAGTTAATCAAGCTCATTGACTTTTATCTTAAATTGAAAAGACCTTTAAGCCCCATAAATCCTACATACGTATTGATATCCCAAATTCACCAAACTTATTGAACATAAATATGTAGTTtcataaatgtgtttaaacattcAAAGTGAAATAGGTAGAAAGGTGCTACATTGTATATCCTGCATATTTGTGTTTCCTGCATACTGCCCattaatgatggtaaacaaagaaatgATATACAtctttcaaatttaatttaattttgcctATTACATGTTTGATGTCAAAAGAAACAGATGCACTTAAAACTATTAACTATTTGCAACTTCAAAGCTCTTATTTAATGATATCCAGGTTAGAAAGGAAGTACTATTACAACAAAAAAGACCAGGCACAACGCAATCCAAGCCAGCACATGTCCATAATTATCGATGGTATGGATCAAGGTTGGTATTTAAAGTGTCCATACACTTTAATTTTGACAGGAGCAGTTTGAAAATCCTAACTAGTAATAAAACTTTATTCCCAAGTTCCAGTGTTCTGCCTTTGATGGGGCCTTGTTACAAtggcaaaaacaattatttgtcctGACCTGATTTCTAAAAATAGGTCACCATAATAAGGATTTCTAAACATTACAATGAATGAATTTTTTGCTGAATGTGTAAACTGTAACAGAACAAAatctttcattttgtattatgtcattataaaaaataattcccattattttgaagaaaaagccTTTAACTATAGGCCATATAgagtttcaaatttgcatttctTTCTCCatgcatatatacatgttaactttttccataattatatatatatatctatgtcatagaggacatttgttggattcCGTGTAAGATTGCATTATATTTCATGAGTGGTCACcgaaacaatattttcacaagtgaaaATAACGAGTTTCTGTTACAacccatgaaatatatattacgATCTTACACTTTGAAATATATAGTATTATGATTTGTCATTAGCAAATCATGTTGTTgttctcttgtttatttttacgCTCTTTCACTGAAAAGCAATAAATactgtaattaatttaatttcctGTCCAGACTTTTTTACTACATCCACAGTTGCACACAGGATACAATGGTACCAAAAAGGAATGCTTTACATAAtatgtgatttaattttttatataacaaacatacaaacagttgttttttaaatttttattgcataaatctatTCTCTATTTTTTACAGCAAAGACCAATTTGCCACATTTTGCTGGGAGGAACCCAAAGGTAGGATAAAGGAGGTTTTGTGCCATAGGTGATAATCTATTTTAGCTCACACCTGTGTGTCTTACTCTGTGTGTCTTAAGCTTGCAATTGTCTTTACAGAATGTTACCCATAAAAGGGGCATATAAACAGTttgtatggtatatttttttctgaaataaatgtttatcctATTACCTAACGAAAACCAATAGTATAACAAGTGATCGTATGAATATGAGCTGTGAActataaatatttttagaatatggtttccaatctttatttttggaacaatatatatttcaatgtgatGTCATAGCAAATGATTAGGTTTGAAGTAAACAAATACTTCAAGCAAAATTGGGACACCAGCgttatttttttagatttaagtatttttactcttttttgaacgataaacacCACAAaataatgggataaatagaatatcatGTGAGTGTTGGAAagatatcaagtttatcatgctcggctcaaAATTTTTGTAGCACTCTGAAAGTCTAGCACTACATGTTTCTCATCCTCGCaggataaacttgatctctatccgacagttacataatattctatatttacattaaaaagcatttatttaatgAGTTCCTAAAATACATATCTTGCCATTCAACCATTgatgcaaaatttattaatttatatttaaagttgtcTCTAGGACACTTGCGgcgcttaaaaaaacaaaaatagtgAAAAGTTGTTACTTAGTATCATATTGTGGTGGTACGCTAGCAAATTTTGTTAAGTTCAGCTCAAGAATTATGAGTTTGATTGAAACTAAAGGCTTTTTATTTGGCAGGTGATAACAATTAATCAGATATGCTTGTTAAGTTTTAGGATACGTAATACACAAACAAGATTCAGTATTTTGTTCGTTTTTGATTTCCAAATTTAAATGATGTATTGTGCAAGATTTTGTAACTGTTATGTGAAAAATTACAGAATCTGCATGCAGTGGATCTTCTGCATACTCATGTCACTGGAGTGCTAAGTCACGGGCATGGAGGGTTTCATGCCTATGTGGACATAAATGAATATCCTCATGATCCCAACTTGACAATCAACATCATACTTAAAGAGCTACTACGTCAAGCGAGGGCAAATGTGAGTAATGTTTGTGTACATGTGAGTAATGTTTGTGTACATGTTATCTTACATAATTATACTTGGACGACAAAAAATTGTAAGCAAGCAATTCAAGCACCTACATTTCTGAAAATAACCAAAGCCCTTGACACTCGTGAAATACCACATGATGGCTTTTTTGGTAAAGATGGTGATAGTACAGTCAGTATTTTCAGGGGTCTCGATCTCTGGTTTTTGGGGTTTAAATAAGGCCATATTTCCCCAGCATAAAAAATATAGTACCATCATTTCAGATAAAAATGCCGCAAAAATGCAAGACAATTGAATGCCCTAGACCCAGAATTGTCAAGTTCAAGTTCAAAATGTTTCAAACTAAATAGAATTGATAGATAAGTATTAACTGTTAATAGATTGTAGTAAAATGGACAAATTAAgtgattaaaacaaatattttatagtttCTTATGTTTTGGTTGAAATTCTCCTATGGAAAATGATGCCTGATTTCGCCCGCCTCGGTGTTCCCCCAAACCAGAGTGAGACCCCTGGTTTTATGAATTTGTATAGAGGATCATGATTCATAAATTCTTGCTTAGGTTGGTTAATAGGATAGATTACATCAGAATACGAGTCGTACAAAAAGCATTAGTATAACACATTTTCGCCAGACTAGCTATATTTGTGTATGATCATGTGATATAAACACTGACCATCTTACTTTTATTGTTTTCCCTATGTTGTAGTTTTACTTGTTGTTTACTCTAGAGAACAATATTATTGTGCAATAATTTTGTGGATGATTTTATTCCAGAACAACTTCCTGCCTCCAAATTTGTTTATCCAAGCAGACAACTGTTGGAGGGAAAATAAGAACCGTTATGTATTTGCATTTCTGGAATTGTTAGTGGCAGAACAGGTTTTCCATGAGGTGAGTGTTGATTTCAAAGATCACAGTGTCTGTTTTACTACAGTCTTTCTTAAGGATGagtattcaaataatttcattttcattaacttgattatttgaatattcatGTGCACTACTTACAATTATTCAACCTCTGTAGTATGATTTAGTAGAaatgcttattatgccccccttcgaagaaaacgtattcacacaatggctgctactacaacttatagcccatataggggggcatgcatgttttacaaacagaccttgttTACCAGGAAATCGATAACGTCGCGGAAACACGTCTATTCAGGGAATCGATAGGGATCGTAAAAGCATGTATCTATCAGGGAAAGGATAGTTACTATAACTAATTAACTTTAAAAGTGCACTATGTGACTAGATATGTTATTGTTGCCACCTACTGTGTATCATATATATCACTAAAAACATGATAGTTTTGAATCCtgcaatgtttgttttcaaaattatagaaTTGCATCTTTTTGGCTTTTATTTCAGGTAACATTTTTGTAGcctaaacatataaattatttatatttgattattaaaaGAATAGGttttcttagtattattccatcttgtagtttatgcattttttaaaatcaaattatgataaaacttGGGAAAGGCATTTATCTTGTTCAGCCATTGTCAACTTTATTGACTGAAGGTATTTGATTTAACGGAtttgataattatatattatatttcaggtTCATATGTCCTTCCTTATTGTTGGCCACACGCATGAAGACATTGATGCAAAATTTAGTGAGGTTTCCAGGCTGTTAAATACTAAAGATGCTGAATATTTTGATGACTTCTAAAACGTTTTGAAAAATGCAGAGCGTATCACACAATTATTTGATGTTAAGTCATGGATTGAGGGTGATTTGAACAAAGTTGACCACATCACCCAACCTTTGCACTTTAAATTTGTTTCTGTGGACGGTGGTGTAAAAGTGTTTTATAAAGGGGTACAATCTCAGCCGTGGTCAGCCCTAAATGGGAACTTTTTGAATAAAGCGCCAAGTGGAAAGCCAGAAATATTGAAGccaaattttagtaaaattgaaatagataaaaatgttaaacaaattaaagctCTGAAAGTAATTTTCAAAAAGCAGGATAGTACACAAAAGTGGCTAGACTTTTACGAATCGCTCAATTCCAACATGGACAGTTTAGATTCTGGAGTATTTCCTTTAACACTGCTACCGAGACAACCTATAAGGCAGGCCTTTCCACCAGGACAAGGAATGGTTCGTGAACTGATTGAAAAGGAAAACAGACAGCCATTGGTGAGCTTTTTCTACAATAAGGTCATATATTGTTAGCTAACCTGAGCTCACcgtgctcagggtgagctattgtgactgGTATTGGTCCTTGTCGTGTGTCAGATATGTAACAGTGCTCATTTTTGCCTAAATATTGGGAGATATTCAGCCCCATTCTTCACATTTCAGAGTataaattccccccccccaactgATTTGATAATCATCCATATTGCATTTCTAGCATATGGTATATACTCTTAGAATATACATGTTGAGTTTGTAAATCTTAATCAACCACTCGgctaatcttaatgaaacttggcagGAATGTTCTTTGCATAACTCATATTACCATGGAAACGgatagttttccttatatgtatatagtaacatCTAGAGCTTAGAGCTCtaatatttggcatgaaacatcaTATGAAGAACCTAAACAGTAAACAAGAATGTTATAATTATGCCTCTTGGGTCGAAATTGCCCCATACCGGGGGACAAatgttttttccttaaatgtatatagtgaaaagtttaaaaaacttctctgaaatattaaaactaaagctttgatatttggcattaaaCATCGTCTGGAACACCTCtaccaatattgttcaaattatgcctgtaaaggtcaaaattggcccaaCCCTGAAGGCAAATATGTTTtcctatatgtatattgtaaaaactCCTTCCTTGAAACCACAATGCCAAGAGCTTGGATATTTGCTTTCGAACATGGGCTGATGGACCCTTACAATATGTAATTTGAAAACAGTATGAGATACATGTATactaataaaatacaatattgagGTGTAATTTGTATAATTCTAGTTACAGATAAAAAAGCGGAAAACTGGAGACGAAGCTTCTGACCTCAGGGTTGCCAAAAATAAgagtaaatatatatgatatttattattatcataaatcttgaaaatatcattaaagttaTCTTTTTACATTCGTTATAGAGATGAAATTCATTTGTTATGTATTTAGTTTGAATTTGACAGGATCAGGAAGAACAAACTTAAGTTTAAGTATGtgttttacagtaaaaatgtgacaattaaataattatgaacattatttcataaaaaatttgtTTCTACTTATCCTTCTAAAACCCATCTGAAGAAAATAATTGTGTAATTTTGAGTGTAATCCATATGAAAATATTCCATTAAATCATTTCAGATGATAACACTTCTGGTGGGAAAGGGTTTGGCAAAAGGAAGAGAAGATTTATATATGGTTTGTGTATTgctcttttttttctttgaacatatgattgtttttataaaaataagttataatagtattaaaactgattaatagtaaaggggcctttgcacagattttggcatgttttgtagtttgcctttaagtgctttatattgataaatgtaaac
Encoded here:
- the LOC127834006 gene encoding uncharacterized protein LOC127834006, with amino-acid sequence MSKTTSFEMRAFYKKKKEEHNIRQMLERKYYYNKKDQAQRNPSQHMSIIIDGMDQAKTNLPHFAGRNPKNLHAVDLLHTHVTGVLSHGHGGFHAYVDINEYPHDPNLTINIILKELLRQARANNNFLPPNLFIQADNCWRENKNRYVFAFLELLVAEQVFHEVHMSFLIVGHTHEDIDAKFSEVSRLLNTKDAEYFDDF